From the genome of Deltaproteobacteria bacterium, one region includes:
- a CDS encoding prohibitin family protein, protein MQRIQAIASKLARGTSALANRIGWRKVAVVGAMGSMAAGLAMHPPIGTVEPGEIGIRINRLTGTTTELPEGWALSIPGVHRIRHFPLRDRVYRPTRSASASGEAPFQSVEGLSLGVEVTVRYAMDAERLAVVSRGLPEDVDGELIQPSVDGVLHRVFATHTVREIFSTQRAQIQTELETELRPLLAQDGVRLRSVMLGNVDLPPSYRAGLEALLAEELSSEKMRYTLELKDKQVKQTELEAEADKVRREKAAEAAGQEEIIAAKAKEEAMAHVLPFKEKEVQQRKLEADASKIARIEQAEAEAEARRIESQGEADSRKKLAEAEAYRTEVEGKAQAEQMSREGRLLSENPLLIQKTLADKLSDKISVIIAPPNTGGFVAANVLGAPAQAIASKPSVPAEATASAASEDP, encoded by the coding sequence ATGCAGCGCATTCAGGCCATCGCCTCGAAGCTCGCGCGCGGAACGTCGGCGCTGGCGAATCGAATCGGGTGGCGAAAGGTGGCCGTCGTCGGCGCGATGGGATCCATGGCTGCCGGGCTGGCGATGCATCCGCCGATCGGCACCGTCGAGCCGGGCGAGATCGGCATCCGCATCAACCGCCTCACGGGCACCACGACGGAGCTCCCCGAAGGCTGGGCGCTGAGCATCCCCGGCGTGCACCGCATCCGGCATTTTCCGCTGCGCGACCGCGTCTACCGGCCGACCCGAAGCGCGAGCGCGAGCGGCGAGGCGCCGTTCCAATCGGTCGAGGGCCTGAGCCTCGGCGTCGAGGTGACGGTGCGCTACGCCATGGACGCCGAGCGGCTGGCGGTGGTGAGCCGCGGCCTGCCCGAGGATGTCGATGGCGAGCTCATCCAGCCCTCGGTCGACGGCGTGCTGCACCGCGTGTTCGCCACCCACACCGTGCGCGAGATCTTCTCCACGCAGCGCGCGCAGATCCAGACCGAGCTCGAGACCGAGCTGAGGCCGCTGCTGGCCCAGGACGGCGTGCGGCTGCGGAGCGTGATGCTGGGCAACGTCGACCTGCCGCCGAGCTATCGCGCGGGCCTGGAGGCGCTGCTCGCCGAGGAGCTCTCGAGCGAGAAGATGCGCTACACGCTCGAGCTCAAGGACAAGCAGGTGAAGCAGACCGAGCTCGAGGCCGAGGCCGACAAAGTGCGGCGCGAGAAGGCTGCCGAGGCCGCGGGCCAGGAGGAGATCATCGCCGCCAAGGCCAAGGAGGAGGCCATGGCGCACGTGCTGCCCTTCAAGGAGAAGGAAGTGCAGCAGCGCAAGCTCGAGGCCGACGCGAGCAAGATCGCGCGCATCGAGCAGGCCGAGGCCGAGGCCGAGGCGCGGCGCATCGAGAGCCAGGGCGAGGCCGACTCGCGCAAGAAGCTCGCGGAGGCCGAGGCGTATCGCACCGAGGTCGAGGGCAAGGCGCAGGCCGAGCAGATGTCGCGCGAGGGCCGGCTGCTCTCGGAGAACCCCCTGCTCATCCAGAAGACGCTCGCCGACAAGCTCAGCGACAAGATCAGCGTGATCATTGCGCCGCCGAACACGGGCGGCTTCGTGGCGGCGAACGTGCTCGGCGCGCCGGCGCAGGCGATTGCGTCGAAGCCGAGCGTGCCCGCAGAAGCCACCGCGTCGGCAGCGTCGGAGGACCCGTGA